The Vicia villosa cultivar HV-30 ecotype Madison, WI linkage group LG1, Vvil1.0, whole genome shotgun sequence genome includes a region encoding these proteins:
- the LOC131655113 gene encoding uncharacterized protein LOC131655113 has product MDVALLFPEALSPNTPTPKPVEKIVSNIPKTFATIVSNNVCDIPLSQFPQACVKGDILAITIPEEEYKLGVEACKHHLHGRVVWFKGTTPLTVVGLKTKLMSLWPSIGKWGITSLGKGFFEFAFSSLEDVQRVRSVNTWNLSQGTLKLFPWTKDFMPATLKQTSAQVWIRIHGLSQEYWRPRIIFAIASSIGTPICIDSASNKSVFERPFGHFVRVLVDLDMTKELNFKILVERIGFAFFVDIEYEKLPEFCNFCSCIGHSITNCKRKEGQIPGPLPNNDAILIPTPVERVAGESSNSQPLETPVAEFGNDRTIVIGSTANQSNEEENKLDSEYVDATQLVEMVPETQIDPAHKALVTNFLDESWANMADLDKVDDHGVDLFPDKDFQLVFNKKRRNKKSLSLTNTRPRSSPNKLSL; this is encoded by the exons ATGGATGTTGCTCTGCTCTTCCCAGAAGCCCTCAGCCCGAATACTCCAACACCAAAACCGGTGGAGAAGATTGTTTCAAACATTCCCAAAACCTTTGCTACCATTGTTTCTAACAACGTTTGTGACATCCCCCTTAGTCAATTCCCTCAAGCTTGTGTTAAAGGGGACATATTAGCTATAACAATTCCAGAGGAGGAGTATAAACTAGGTGTCGAAGCCTGCAAACATCACCTTCATGGTAGAGTCGTCTGGTTCAAGGGCACCACGCCGCTAACGGTGGTGGGCTTGAAAACTAAACTCATGTCTTTATGGCCTTCAATTGGAAAATGGGGAATAACCTCTCTGGGGAAAGGTTTCTTCGAATTTGCTTTCTCCTCCCTCGAGGATGTCCAACGGGTGAGATCTGTCAATACCTGGAATCTTTCACAAGGCACGCTCAAGCTTTTTCCATGGACAAAAGATTTTATGCCAGCTACCCTTAAGCAAACCTCTGCACAAGTTTGGATAAGAATTCACGGGCTCTCACAAGAGTATTGGAGGCCTCGGATTATATTCGCTATTGCAAGCAGTATAGGAACCCCAATATGTATTGATTCAGCATCCAACAAATCTGTCTTTGAAAGACCTTTTGGTCATTTCGTTAGGGTTCTGGTGGATCTTGATATGACCAAGGAGCTCAACTTCAAAATTCTTGTAGAAAGAATTGGTTTTGCTTTCTTTGTTGACATAGAGTATGAGAAACTTCCAGAGTTTTGCAATTTTTGTTCTTGCATTGGCCACTCCATTACCAACTGCAAAAGGAAAGAGG GTCAGATACCTGGGCCTCTTCCCAACAATGATGCTATTCTTATCCCTACTCCTGTGGAGCGCGTTGCCGGTGAATCTTCAAATTCTCAACCTTTGGAGACTCCAGTGGCCGAATTTGGGAATGATAGAACTATTGTGATAGGTTCCACAGCCAATCAATCcaatgaagaagaaaacaaatTGGATAGTGAGTATGTGGATGCTACTCAGCTAGTGGAAATGGTTCCGGAAACACAAATAGACCCAGCTCATAAAGCTCTAGTCACAAACTTTCTTGATGAATCCTGGGCAAACATGGCAGACTTGGACAAAGTTGATGATCATGGGGTAGATCTCTTCCCTGATAAAGATTTCCAACTTGTCTTCAACAAGAAAAGAAGAAATAAGAAGTCTCTTTCTTTGACCAACACTAGACCTAGGTCTAGTCCCAACAAACTATCCCTATGA
- the LOC131655124 gene encoding uncharacterized protein LOC131655124, producing the protein MNIDNFPQRWLARFDLKIFAVNNRGDLLPNLWCICKSSLNPVILLCDDQHFDFTISLNDTIFGFSVVYASTNYIHRRHLWNSLNNIPDNIPWTFLGDFNAIASPSEYRGSHTPAKIPMQDFLNWSDRKQLLFLPTLGNAFTWCNGRRGRNRTEKMLDRVLCNLNILDSCNSIVCNTLTKSKSDHYPILATIKLDNATFRSQFKFHKMWTLDQDCSKLVKDTWNVKIYGCPMYVLDQKLKILKKKLRTWNKTTFGNIHDKSKLAAEHLKDIQKTIEDYGYTDTLHDKEIKAQHDLDLALNMEEELWKEKSRINWHIHGDRNTRYFHTYAKIKRKTKLISSLLVDGNIETDPYRLENHIDNHFNNIFNSGFVRQDTGLVQRVIPRLVNETTNELLTRIPNDSEIYNAITSLNIDSAPGPDGYGAFFYVHYWDIVKTDVLNATKQFFLHNWILPNYNANNVVLIPKTNDANCIEQFRPIAMANFKFKIISKILADRLGSILPNIISNEQKGFIAGRNIKDGICLTSEAINILGNKSFSGNVALKIDIAKAFDTLNWDFILSTMHCFGFNSKFCGWIHTILKSAALSICVNGKMAGFFNCSNGVRQGDPLSPLLFCIAEDVLSRGIQHSIDNNMINLTRANRFCTVPSHTFFADDLMIFCRGDIKSMNAISALLEEYALNSGQICNGSKSIMYAGGLSNERHCTLANILGFSIASPPFIHLGVPIFIGKPKAIHFQALAGKIKLKLASWKANLLSMAGRVILVKSVIQSMMVHTITIYDWPASIIKSIDTWTKNFIWSGNIEKRKLITVAWSKCCSKAEEGGLGIISLKHYNKATNLFLCWQLLSRRQPWASLLYARVFRNRKALSYNIQSSLWKGLKEWYTTVLEHNTWVIGNGKMINFWLDNWSGEVLASKFKVPDCFHPNLKVTVADCWNNGWAIHTNILTALPNLLNSIRPFFVSGLDFPDTLAWNANENGILTIKDAYKMLKKPSVSSNWSLLPWDYDSAPSQSMLVWKIMHRKVSTDENLNLRGFLFPSMCSLCLCHEENTNHLFFNCSFAVNIWRWFSSQTQSHLVINSLDDCLQVLRRSWNPQSLAVIKASMVCTFSQIWHARNLARFEGKHLHWKNCITMIMARAKLVGSTTTRKSDNSIHNFFVLKNFEVTIQPRVPKRCIDSLWFPPDVSWIKCNIDGAAAGSPFLAASGGLFRDNQANHIISFCTFLGTGSPLFAEFMAAIIAIEKAKEMLWSKLWIETDSLIVVNAFSNPSLVPWTIKTRWLNCWKHTLEIDFRISHIFREANFCADILASIGLKSKSSSWFNYVHKDIFKDYLLDKAGTPRPRLCS; encoded by the coding sequence ATGAACATAGATAACTTCCCACAAAGGTGGCTTGCCAGGTTTGATTTAAAGATTTTTGCAGTTAATAACAGAGGTGACCTTCTTCCTAACCTTTGGTGTATTTGTAAGTCTTCCTTGAATCCTGTTATTTTGTTGTGTGATGACCAACATTTTGACTTCACTATTAGTCTTAATGATACCATTTTTGGCTTTTCTGTGGTTTATGCTTCTACTAATTATATCCATAGGAGACATCTTTGGAATTCCCTTAATAACATTCCTGACAACATCCCCTGGACTTTCTTAGGAGACTTCAATGCCATTGCTAGTCCTTCTGAATATAGGGGCAGTCACACCCCTGCCAAAATTCCCATGCAGGATTTTCTCAATTGGTCTGATAGGAAACAGTTGCTGTTCCTTCCCACTCTTGGCAATGCATTTACATGGTGTAATGGCAGGAGGGGTCGAAATAGAACTGAGAAGATGTTAGATAGAGTCCTCTGTAACTTAAATATTCTTGATAGTTGCAACTCCATTGTCTGCAATACCCTTACTAAATCTAAATCTGATCACTACCCTATCCTTGCTACCATTAAGTTGGACAATGCCACTTTTAGAAGTCAATTTAAATTCCACAAAATGTGGACCTTAGACCAGGACTGTAGTAAGCTTGTTAAAGACACTTGGAATGTGAAGATTTATGGTTGCCCTATGTATGTGCTTGACCAAAAACTTAAAATCCTTAAGAAAAAGCTTAGAACTTGGAACAAGACTACTTTTGGTAATATCCATGATAAGTCCAAACTGGCTGCAGAACATTTAAAAGATATTCAAAAAACTATTGAGGATTATGGTTACACAGACACTTTACATGATAAAGAGATCAAAGCCCAACATGACCTTGACCTTGCTCTCAATATGGAAGAGGAGCTTTGGAAAGAGAAATCTAGAATTAATTGGCATATTCATGGAGATAGGAACACTAGGTATTTCCATACTTATGCCAAGATCAAGAGAAAGACTAAGCTTATTTCCTCCTTACTTGTGGATGGTAATATTGAAACTGATCCCTACAGACTTGAGAATCACATTGATAATCATTTCAACAATATATTCAACTCTGGTTTTGTTAGACAGGACACTGGCCTTGTTCAGAGAGTGATTCCCAGGCTGGTTAATGAGACCACCAATGAGTTACTCACTAGGATTCCTAATGACAGTGAAATCTATAATGCTATCACTTCTCTCAACATCGATTCTGCCCCTGGCCCTGATGGTTATGGTGCTTTTTTCTATGTCCATTATTGGGATATTGTGAAAACTGATGTGTTAAATGCTACTAAACAATTTTTTCTGCATAACTGGATCTTACCTAACTACAATGCTAATAATGTTGTGCTCATTCCTAAGACTAATGATGCTAACTGTATTGAGCAGTTTAGACCTATTGCTATGgctaatttcaaatttaaaatcatTAGTAAGATTTTAGCTGATAGACTTGGTTCCATCCTGCCTAACATCATCTCTAATGAGCAAAAGGGTTTCATTGCTGGGAGAAATATTAAGGATGGCATCTGCCTCACATCTGAGGCTATCAATATCCTTGGCAACAAAAGTTTTAGTGGCAATGTGGCCTTGAAAATAGATATTGCCAAAGCCTTTGACACCCTCAACTGGGACTTCATCCTTAGCACTATGCATTGTTTTGGCTTTAACTCTAAATTCTGTGGATGGATTCATACTATCTTGAAATCTGCTGCTCTTTCCATCTGTGTTAATGGTAAAATGGCTGGTTTTTTCAATTGCTCCAATGGTGTTAGGCAGGGTGATCCCCTATCTCCCCTCCTTTTCTGTATAGCTGAAGATGTCCTCAGCAGAGGCATACAACACTCTATTGACAACAACATGATTAATCTGACTAGAGCCAATAGGTTTTGCACTGTTCCCTCTCACACTTTCTTTGCTGATGACCTTATGATTTTTTGCAGGGGAGATATCAAATCTATGAATGCTATTTCTGCTCTCCTTGAGGAGTATGCACTGAACTCTGGCCAGATTTGTAATGGATCAAAATCCATCATGTATGCAGGGGGTTTGTCCAATGAGAGGCACTGTACCCTTGCAAACATTTTAGGTTTCTCTATTGCCTCCCCCCCTTTTATCCATCTTGGTGTTCCTATTTTTATAGGGAAGCCAAAAGCTATTCATTTTCAGGCTCTGGCTGGTAAAATCAAATTGAAGCTTGCTAGTTGGAAAGCAAACCTCCTATCCATGGCTGGCAGAGTGATTCTTGTTAAATCTGTCATTCAAAGCATGATGGTTCACACCATTACCATATATGACTGGCCAGCAAGTATCATAAAGAGCATAGACACTTGGACAAAGAATTTCATATGGAGTGGCAACATTGAGAAGAGGAAATTGATCACTGTGGCATGGAGCAAATGCTGCTCTAAGGCTGAAGAGGGTGGTCTGGGTATTATCTCCCTCAAGCACTACAACAAAGCCACCAACCTTTTCCTTTGCTGGCAGTTATTAAGTAGGAGACAACCCTGGGCTTCCCTCCTCTATGCTAGAGTTTTCAGAAACAGGAAGGCCTTAAGCTACAATATTCAATCATCTCTTTGGAAAGGTCTTAAGGAATGGTACACCACTGTCCTTGAACACAACACTTGGGTCATAGGCAATGGAAAGATGATAAATTTTTGGCTGGATAATTGGTCTGGTGAAGTTCTTGCCTCTAAGTTCAAAGTGCCAGACTGTTTTCACCCCAACCTCAAGGTTACTGTGGCAGACTGTTGGAATAATGGATGGGCCATTCACACCAACATTCTAACTGCTCTGCCTAATCTCCTGAACTCTATAAGACCTTTTTTTGTCTCTGGCCTTGATTTCCCTGACACACTGGCTTGGAATGCAAATGAGAATGGTATCCTCACCATCAAAGATGCGTATAAAATGCTCAAAAAACCCTCTGTTTCCAGTAATTGGTCCCTGCTCCCTTGGGACTATGATTCTGCTCCCTCTCAATCGATGTTGGTTTGGAAAATTATGCATCGAAAAGTCTCTACTGATGAGAATCTTAACTTGAGGGGTTTTCTTTTTCCTTCAATGTGCTCTTTGTGTCTTTGTCATGAGGAAAATACTAACCATCTTTTCTTTAATTGTAGCTTTGCTGTGAACATTTGGAGATGGTTTAGTAGTCAAACCCAAAGTCACCTAGTGATTAACTCTTTGGATGACTGTTTGCAGGTGCTTAGGAGATCTTGGAACCCTCAATCTTTGGCTGTGATCAAGGCCAGTATGGTGTGTACTTTTTCGCAGATTTGGCATGCGAGGAACTTGGCTAGGTTTGAAGGCAAGCATCTGCATTGGAAAAACTGCATAACAATGATCATGGCTAGAGCCAAACTTGTGGGAAGCACAACTACCAGGAAATCAGATAATTCAATTCACAATTTTTTTGTCCTCAAGAATTTTGAAGTCACCATCCAGCCGCGTGTGCCTAAAAGATGCATTGACTCCCTTTGGTTTCCTCCTGATGTCTCGTGGATCAAATGTAACATTGATGGGGCTGCTGCAGGAAGTCCCTTTCTTGCTGCCAGTGGCGGTCTTTTCAGGGATAACCAGGCGAATCATATTATCAGTTTCTGTACTTTCCTTGGAACCGGTTCTCCTCTTTTTGCTGAATTTATGGCTGCCATTATCGCCATTGAGAAAGCAAAGGAAATGCTTTGGTCGAAGCTTTGGATTGAAACGGATAGTCTTATTGTTGTTAATGCTTTCTCTAACCCTTCCTTGGTGCCGTGGACCATTAAAACTCGTTGGCTTAACTGTTGGAAGCATACGCTTGAAATAGATTTTAGAATATCGCATATCTTTCGGGAAGCCAATTTTTGCGCGGATATATTAGCTAGCATCGGCTTAAAGAGCAAATCTTCCTCTTGGTTCAATTATGTGCATAAGGATATCTTTAAGGATTACTTGTTAGACAAGGCGGGTACCCCTAGGCCTAGGCTTTGTTCTTGA
- the LOC131655143 gene encoding uncharacterized protein LOC131655143: MGIMGFGCRWMRWMKACVISSSMSVLVNESPTKDFKVERGLQKNILCPFPVFLLAEGLTGILQNVIRLGSWHNLWTIKAVSRGFELASSVSIYFSKSKVIDLNLKQGFLEAASTFLACDISIVPFRFFGILVGADPRRHNTWMPFLDKLRNWIQWDFLCGGDSEKRKMAWISLWLVCKPKDQVILYGGDILTLVGVLENKDCNWFSNKISCKIDNGYSIECWRNKWLGSSSFRRLFPLIFTRAAHEKHKVSTMGDWADNAWILVVKLQEDRLLQVDEEAQLESLLSILQDVQLN, translated from the exons ATGGGCATAATGGGTTTTGGTTGTAGATGGATGAGGTGGATGAAAGCTTGTGTGATCTCGAGTTCAATGTCGGTTTTGGTTAACGAAAGTCCAACCAAAGACTTTAAGGTGGAAAGGGGTTTGCAAAAGAATATCCTTTGTCCCTTTCCTGTTTTCCTTTTGGCTGAAGGATTAACAGGGATATTGCAGAATGTGATTCGGTTGG GCTCATGGCATAATCTTTGGACTATCAAAGCTGTGTCGAGGGGTTTTGAACTGGCGTCGAGTGTGTCGATATATTTCAGCAAGAGCAAAGTTATTGACCTCAATCTCAAACAAGGTTTTCTGGAGGCAGCCTCAACTTTTCTAGCATGTGATATTAGCATTGTTCCTTTCCGGTTTTTTGGAATTTTAGTAGGTGCAGATCCAAGGAGACATAACACATGGATGCCGTTTTTGGATAAACTTAGGAACTG GATTCAATGGGATTTCCTATGTGGTGGTGATTCAGAGAAAAGGAAAATGGCGTGGATTAGTTTGTGGCTGGTGTGTAAACCGAAGGATCAAG TGATTCTCTATGGTGGAGACATTTTGACTCTTGTCGGTGTTTTGGAAAACAAAGATTGCAACTGGTTCTCAAATAAAATTTCTTGTAAAATTGATAATGGTTATTCTATTGAATGTTGGAGAAACAAATGGCTTGGTTCTTCTTCTTTTAGAAGGTTGTTTCCACTCATTTTTACGAGAGCAGCACATGAGAAGCACAAAGTTTCAACCATGGGAGATTGGGCGGATAATGCGTGGATTTTGGTTGTGAAGCTTCAGGAAGATAGGCTGCTTCAGGTGGATGAGGAAGCTCAACTGGAATCTCTTTTGTCTATCTTACAGGATGTACAGTTAAACTGA